GGAGCACGGCGGGAGCCTTCTCGAGCTCGTCGAACGTCACGCCCAGACCGGTGCCCGCGACCCGGTGGGCCAGGAACTCGGCCTCCTCGGCCGAGTGCACGCGGGCGCGGTGGTCGACGTCGTTGGTGCCCAGGACGACGCGGGCGAACTTGCCGTACGCGTAGGCGTCCTCGACCGTCAGGCGACCACCGGGGAGCACCCCGACGCCGCCCGCCGCCCGGGCCCGCGCCAGCCCGTCGGCCGCGACCTCGAGGGCCTCGGCCCAGCTCGCGGGGCGCAGCTCGCCGCGCGTGACCCGGCCCTCGGTGTCGACCTCGCGGTCGCGCACGAGCGGGTGGGTCAGGCGGTCCGGGGCGTCCTGCCAGTGGAACGCGAAGCGGTCCTTGTCGGTGATCCACTCCTCGTTGACCAGCGGGTCCTCGCCCGACAGGCGCCGCAGCACGACGCCGCGACGGTGGTCGACGCGGATCGCGGACCCGCACGCGTCGTGCTCGCCCACGCCCGGGGTCGAGACCAGGTCGAAGGGCCGCGACCGGAACCGGTAGGCGGCCCCCGTCAGCGCGCCCACCGGGCAGATCTGCACGGTGTTGCCGCTGAAGTAGGACGCGAAAGGCCGTCCCGACTCGTCCTCGAGCGCAGCCCCGACAGGGGCCTCGAACCCGGCCTGCGCACCGTAGGGCAGGGCGCCCGCGGGGACGCCCGTGCGGCCCCCGTCCGTGTCGGCGAAGCCCAGGACCCGCGCGTCGTAGCGGCCGATCTGCTGCTGCGCGCCGCGCTTCTGCAGGTCGATGAACGCGTCCCCCGCGATCTCGGCGGAGAACCGGGTGCAGCGCTGGCACAGGACGCAGCGCTCGCGGTCGAGGAGGATCTCGGTCGAGATCGCGATGGGCTTGGGGAAGGTGCGCTTGACGTCGACGAAGCGGCTCGTCGCGCGCCCGTTGCTCATGGCCTGGTTCTGCAGGGGGCACTCGCCGCCCTTGTCGCACACGGGGCAGTCGAGCGGGTGGTTGATGAGCAGGAGCTCCATGACGCCGTGCTGCGCCTTGTCGGCGACGGCGGACGTGTGCTGCGTCTTGACGACCATGCCGGGCGTGGCCTCGAGCGTGCAGGAGGCCTGCGGCTTGGGCATGGGGCGGACGTTGCCCTCGCGGTCCGGGGTCGCGACCTCGACGAGGCACTGGCGGCACGCGCCCGCGGGGGCGAGCAGCGGGTGGTCGCAGAACCGCGGGATCTGGATGCCGACCTGCTCGGCGGCCCGGATGACCAGGGTGCCCTTGGGCACGGCCATCTCGATGCCGTCGATCGTGAACGACACGTCGTCGGGGCGGGCGGGGGGCTTCGCGCCTCCCGCCGCGACCGCGCTCGACGGGCCGGGCGTCGTGGTCGTCATCAGTGCGCTCCTGCCGTCAGGGCCTGCGGGACACGCCGGGGCGTGTAGTCGAACAGCGCGGCGGCCGAGGGGTCGAACGGGCAGCCGCGCCCGGTGATGTGCGCCTCGTACTCCTCACGGAACAGCGCGATGCTGCTCGTGACGGGCGAGGTGGCGCCGTCGCCGAGCGCGCAGAATGCGCGGCCGAGGATGTTGTCGCACGTGTCGAGCAGGACGTCGAGGTCGCCCTCGGTGCCCGTGCCGGTCTCGATGCGCCGCAGGATCTGCTTGAGCCAGTACGTGCCCTCCCGGCACGGCGTGCACTTGCCGCACGACTCGTGCGCGTAGAAGTCCATCCACCGGCTCACGGCCCGCACCACGCACGTCGTCTCGTCGAAGATCTGCAGCGCGCGCGTGCCCAGCATGGAGCCCGCCGCCGCGACCGACTCGTAGTCGAGCGGGGTGTCGAGGTGCGCGTCGGTGAACAGGGGCGTCGAGGACCCGCCGGGCGTCCAGAACTTCAGGCGGTTGCCGCCGCGGACCCCGCCGGCCATGTCGAGGAGCTCGCGCAGCGTGATGCCGAGCGGGGCCTCGTACTGTCCGGGGCGCACCACGTGGCCCGACAGCGAGAACAGACCGTGGCCCGACGAGCGCTCGGTGCCCATGGACCTGAACCAGTCGGCGCCCTGGGTGACGATCGCCGGGACGCTCGCGACCGACTCGACGTTGTTGACCACGGTGGGCCGCGCGTACAGGCCCGCGACCGCGGGGAACGGGGGCTTGAGTCGCGGCTGGCCGCGCAGGCCCTCGAGCGAGTCGAGCAGCGCGGTCTCCTCGCCGCAGATGTACGCCCCCGCGCCCGCGTGGACCGTGACGTCGAGGTCGAAGCCCGATCCCCGGATGTTCTTGCCCAGGTACCCGGCCGCGTACGCCTCCTCGACGGCCCGCAGCAGGCGGCGGTACACGTGCAGGACCTCGCCCCGTACGTAGATGAACGCGTGGTCGCAGCCGATCGCGTAGGACGTGATGGCCACGCCCTCGATCAGGAGCTGGGGGCTCGCGAGCATGAGCGGGATGTCCTTGCACGTGCCCGGCTCGGACTCGTCGGCGTTGACGACGAGGTAGCGGGGTCCGCCGTCGGGCGCGGGCAGGAAGCCCCACTTCATGCCCGTGGGGAACCCTGCGCCGCCGCGGCCGCGCAGGCCGGAGTCCTTGACGACCTGCACGACGTCCGCGGGCGGCTGCGCGAGGGCCTTCGCGAGACCCTCCCAGCCGCCGCCGGCGACGTACGCGTCGAGGGTCCAGGAGCGGTCCGCGTCCCAGGTCTCGCTGAGGATCGGGGTCAGCGGGTCGATCGTCTGCTCGCTCACGGCTGCTTCCCCTTCGAGGCGTCGGGAGTGGCGCCCGTGGCATCGGCGGGCGTGGTGGGCTTGCGCTCGGCGCTGGACTGCTCCTGCCCGACGGCGGAGGCGCCCGCCGCGGCCGCCGCACCCGTGTCCGTGGCCGGCTCGTCGGCCTGCTCGGGGGCGGGACCGCCCGGCGCCGTCCAGTCGTGCTCTCGGGCCAGACGGAGCCCCGCGAGCGTGGGGCCACCGGCCCCGACGCCCTCGTCGGCGCGGCCGTCCGAGAACCCGGCGAGCACGCGGCTCATCTGCTTGAACGTGCAGACCGAGGCCGCGCCGCGCGTGGGGGCGACGTCCTCTCCTGCCCGCAGGCGGTCGGCGAGCTGCGTGGCGCCCGCGGGGGTCTGGTTGTCGAAGAACTCCCAGTTGACCATCACGACCGGCGCGTAGTCGCACGCCGCGTTGCACTCGACCCGCTCGAGGGTGATCGCCCCGTCCTCGGTCGTCTCGTCGTGCCCGACGCCCAGGTGCTCCGAGAGCTCGTCGAAGATCTCGTCGCCGCCCATGATCGCGCACAGCGTGTTGGTGCACACGCCCACGGTGTAGGTGCCGTTGGGGTGGCGCTTGTACTGCGTGTAGAAGGTCGCGACGGCCGACACCTCGGCGGCAGTGATGCCGAGCTGCTCGGCGCAGAACGCGATGCCGTCGCGCGAGACGTAGCCGTCCTGCGACTGCACCAGGTGCAGCATGGGCAGCAGCGCCGACCTCTTCTCCGGGTACCGGGCGATGATCGCCGCGGTGTCCGTGGCGAGGCGCGCGTACGTCGCCTCGTCGTATCCGGACCTTCTGGCCTCGAGCGTCATCGGTCCACCCCTCCCAGCACCGGGTCGAGCGAGGCGACCGCGACGACGACGTCGGCGACCTGGCCGCCCTCGCACATCACGGCGACCGCCTGCAGGTTGTTGAACGAAGGATCACGGAAGTGGGCCCGGTAGGGGCGCGTGCCGCCGTCGGACACCAGGTGCACGCCCAGCTCGCCGCGCGGGTGCTCGACCGACTGGAACACCTGGCCGACCGGGACCCGGAAGCCCTCGGTCACCAGCTTGAAGTGGTGGATCAGGGCCTCCATCGAGGTGCCCATGATCTCGCGGATGTGGTCGAGCGAGTTGCCCTGGCCGTCCGCGCCGACCGCGAGCTGCGCAGGCCACGCGATCTTCTTGTCGGCGACCATGACGGGCTGCCCCGCCGTGGCCTCGAGGCGCTCGAGGCACTGCTCGACGATCCGCAGCGACTGGTAGCACTCCTCGAGGCGCAGCACGACGCGCGAGTAGCAGTCGGCCTCGTCCGAGGTCGGGACGTCGAAGTCGTACGTCTCGTAGCCGCAGTACGGGGCGGCCTTGCGCACGTCGTACGGCAGGCCCGTCGAGCGCAGCACCGGGCCCGTGATCGCGAGCGCCATGCAGCCCGAGAGGTTGAGGTGCCCGACCCCCTGGAGCCGGGCCTTGAAGATGGGGTTGGCGAGCATGAGGTCGCCGAGCTGGCCGAGGTAGCCGCGGATCACCGGGTCGGCCTTGCGGATCTGGGCCACGACGTCCGGCGGGACGTCCTGGGCCACGCCGCCCGGGCGCACGTACGCGTGGTTCATGCGCAGCCCCGTGACGGCCTCGAAGACCCGCAGGATCTCCTCGCGCGCCGTGAACGAGATGGTCATGACGGTCGTGGCGCCCATCTCGTTGCCCCCCGTGCCGAGGCAGACCAGGTGCGACGCGATCCGGTTGAGCTCCATCATCAGGACGCGGATGATGCTCGCACGCTCGGGCACGTCGTCCGTGATCCCGAGGAGCTTCTCGACCGCGAGACAGTACGCGGTCTCCTGGAACAGCGGGGCGAGGTAGTCCATGCGGGTGCAGAACGTGACCCCCTGGGTCCACGTCCGGTACTCCATGTTCTTCTCGATGCCCGTGTGCAGGTAGCCGACGCCGCAGCGGGCCTCCGTGACCGTCTCGCCGTCGATCTCGAGCATGAGCCGCAGCACCCCGTGCGTGGACGGGTGCTGGGGGCCCATGTTGACGACGATGCGCTCCTCGCCGAGCTGGGTGGCCTCGGCGGCGATGTCCGCCCAGTCGCCGCCCGCAGCCTCGTAGCTGGGGATGCTCGGGTCGAAGTCCCCGTACGGCGCCTTCGTGGCGTGGGGGGTGGAAGTGCTCACGAGTACGACCTCCTCTGGTCCGGCGGGGGCACCGTGGCGCCCTTGTACTCGACCGGGATGCCGCCGAGCGGGTAGTCCTTGCGCTGCGGGTGTCCGGGCCAGTCGTCGGGCATCTCGATGCGGGCGAGGGCCGGGTGGCCGTCGAACACGATCCCGAAGAAGTCCCACGTCTCGCGCTCGTGCCAGTCGTTGGACGGGTACACCGACGTGCTCGAGGGGATGTGCGGGTCCGCGTCCGGGACGGAGACCTCGAGGCGCAGGCTGCGCCCGTGGGTCACCGACGTCAGGTGGTACACGGCGTGCAGCTCGCGGCCCACGTCGTGCGGGTAGTGCACGCCGCTCACGCCCATGCTCAGCTCGAAGCGCAGGTCCTGCTCGTCGCGCAGCGCGCGGGCGACCGTCACGACGTGGTCGCGGCGCACGTGCAGGGTGAGCTCGGCGTGACGCCCCGGGGGGTCGACGACGACCTGCTCGACCGCGTCCTCGAAGCGCACCCCGGCCTCGGCGAGCACCTCCGCCAGGACGTCGACGACCTCGTCGAACCACCCTCCGTACGGGCGTGCGCTCGGCCCGGGCAGGACCACGGGGCGGACCAGCCCGCCGTAGCCCGAGGTGTCCCCCGACCCGTGGGCACCGAACATGCCCGTGCGGACCTCGACGACCTCGAGCGGCTCGCGGCCGCCGGCCTCGGGCCCCGCCACGAGCTCCTCGCCGGGCACGTCGCCCTTGGCGACCTTCTCGCGTGCGACGTCGTCGGCCGGGCGTCCGCCCGGTCCGTCGTGGGTGCTCGTCACCGCAGCAGTCCCTTCATCTGGAACGTCGGGGTCGCTTCGAGCGCCGCGGCCTCGGCGGCCTTTGCCGCCTCGCGCCGGTTCACGCCGAGCGGCTCGTTCTGGATCTGCTCGTGCAGCGCGAGGATCGCGTTGATGAGCATCTCCGGGCGCGGCGGGCAGCCGGGCAGGTAGATGTCGACCGGCACGATGTGGTCGACGCCCTGGACGATCGCGTAGTTGTTGAACATGCCGCCGCTCGACGCGCACACGCCCATCGACAGCACCCACTTGGGCTCGGACATCTGGTCGTAGACCTGGCGCACCACGGGCGCCATCTTCTGGCTCACGCGACCCGCGACGATCATCAGGTCGGCCTGGCGCGGCGAGGCACGGAAGACCTCCATGCCGAAGCGCGACAGGTCGTAGCGCGACGCGCCGGCCGCCATCATCTCGATGGCGCAGCACGCCAGGCCGAACGTCACCGGCCACAGCGACGCCTTGCGGAAGTACCCCGCGAGGTTCTCCACGCTCGTGAGCAAGAAGCCCGAGGGAGCCTCTTCGATCCCCATCTGCGTTCTCCCTAACTGGTTCCGGCTAGTCCCACTCGAACCCGCCACGGCGCCATTCGTAGACGAACGGCACGGTGATCAGGGCGAGGAAGCTCAGCATGGCGACGAGCCCGAAGGTGGCCAGGACCGTGAAGTCCACCGCCCACGGGTAGAGGAAGACCACCTCGATGTCGAAGATGATGAAGGTCATCGCGACGAGGTAGTACTTGATCGGGAAGCGCCCGCCCCCGATCGCGTGCGGGGTGGGCTCGATGCCGCACTCGTACGCGTCGAGCTTGGCGCGGTTGTACCTCTTGGGGCCGATCACGGCGCTCGCGGCGACTCCGCCGAGAGCGAGGACGGCACCGATGCCCATCAGGACGAGGACGGGCACGTACGGGTTGGTCATCGGTCTGCTCTCCGGGGGGTGCGCTGGGGCGTGTCGGGAGTGCTGCCGCCGGGGGTCCGCGCGAAGCTGCGGGTACCCGGGACTGACGCAGGTGGGGGTGGTGACTGCAGGTACAGCGAGGACGGCTTCCTTGCCGTCGCACCATGGTCGATCATGCCGATGGCACCACCCTCGTCAGGCCTGCGATGACCCGGTCGACGACGTCGCCACCACGGGGTTCGTAACAGTCGGACAGCAGCTTGAGGACGAAGCGCATGACGAGCGGTCGAGGCAGCCCGTACTTCGTGCACAGCCGCATGATCTCGGGGTGCTCGATGAGCCGCACGAAGTACCGGCCGAGCGTGTAGTACCCGCCCAGGTCGCGGCGCATGATCTCGGGGTACGTCGCGAGCGTGCGCTCGCGGGCTGCGTCGGTGCTGCGGGCCCGGGACTGGGCGACGACGTCGGCCGCGACGCGCGCGGCCTGCATGGCGTACGCGATGCCCTCGCCGTTGAAAGGGCTGACCATGCCGCCCGAGTCCCCCACGAGGACGACGCCGCGCGAGTAGAGGGGCTTGCGGTTGAAGCCCATGGGCAGTGCTGCGCCGCGCACGGGGCCCACCTGGTTCTCCGGGGTGAACTCCCACTCCTGCGGAGCGTTGGCCATCCACCTGGCGAACAGGTCCTTGTAGTCGACGTTCGCGGCGGACTGCCGGGCCGGGGTCGAGTTGACCGAGCCGAGGCCCACGTTCGCGGTGCCGTCGCCGAGGGCGAAGATCCAGCCGTAGCCGGGCAGCAGGTTCGACCTGCCGGCGGGCCCGTCCCACAGCTCGAGGTGCGACTCCATCCAGGCGTCGTCGTGGCGTGGGGTCTTGAAGTAGGTGCGGACCGCGACCCCCATGGGGCGGTCCTGGCGCTTCTCGAGGCCGAGCGCGAGCGCGAAGCGCGCCGAGACGCCGTCGGCGGCGATGACGACCGGGGCGCGCAGCTCGTACTCGTCGCCTGCGCGGCGACCGTTCTCGTCGAGCGGGCGAGCCGTGACGCCCACGACCCGGCCGGTGCGCTCGTCGAGGAGCGGCCCGGTCACGTTGGTGCGTTCGAGGAGCTTGGCCCCGGTGCGCTGGGCGTGCTCGGCGAGCGTCTGGTCGAGGTTCATGCGGGAGCGGGCGAGCCCGTAGGAGGGGTACGCCTTGAGCTCGGGCCAGGGCAGCTCCCACTGGCGGCCGCTCGCCACGACGCGCAGACCCTTGTTGCGGATCCAGCCGTCCTCGGCCCGGGTGGACACGCCCATGCGGACGAGCTCGCCCACGGCGCGGGGGGTGAGGCCGTCGCCACAGATCTTGTCCCGGGGGAACGAGGCCTTCTCGAGGAGGAGGACGTTCAGTCCGGCGGCGGCGCAGTAGTGGGCCGCGGTGGCCCCGGCAGGGCCCGCGCCCACGACGATGACGTCCGCGTCGTCGGTCCGCTCACGCACGTTCTCACCTCGCTCGGCCTGGGGGCATGCCTCGGGAACACCCTTGTGAAGTCGCTCACAATGGACATCGTCACTCTAGCCACACATGCTCGCGAATGTGTAGCAAGGCAACCCTTCCTTGCTGGGACGAACAGCCTGGTCGCAGCACGTCCGCGCAACCCCGGGACGGGCCCGCCCGGCGGCGCCGGGCACACCGAGGACTCCGCCGGGCGCGTCGCGCCCGGCGGGTCGGCGGGAGGTGGCGTCAGGCCGGTCGGACCGCGCGGTGCAGCGCGACGAGGCCGCCCGAGAGGTTCCGGTAGGCGGCCCCCTCCCACCCGGCGTCGAGCATGAGGTGCGCGAGCTCGGGCTGCGTGGGCCACGTCTTGATGGACTCGACGAGGTACTCGTACGAGCCCTTCTCCTTGGTCACGGCCCCGGCCACGACGGGCAGGAGCTTCATGAAGACGTCGGTGTAGAGCACGCGGAACGGCTTCCACGTCGGCTCGGAGAACTCGCAGATCACGATGCGCCCGCCCGGGCGTGTCACGCGCAGCATCTCGCGCAGCGCGGCGCTCGTGTCCACGACGTTGCGCAGCCCGAACGAGATGGTCACCGCGTCGAACGACGCGTCGGCGAAGGGCAGCGCGGTGGCGTCCCCCGCGACGAAGGGCATGTCGGGGCGGCGGCGCTTGCCGACCTGGAGCATGCCCACCGAGAAGTCACAGGGCACGACCTCGACGCCCTCGTCCGCGAACGGCTCGCTCGACGTCCCCGTGCCGGCCGCGAGGTCCAGGACGCGCTCGCCCGGGAGGGCCGCGACGGCGTCGACCGTGTGCTTGCGCCACCTGCGGTCCTGCCCCAGGGAGATGAGGTCGTTCGTGAGGTCGTAACGACGGGCGATCCCGTCGAACATGGAGGCGACCTCGGTGGGCTTCTTGTCCAGGCTGGCTCGCGACATGCCGCCCATCGTTTCACGCCTACGCTGGAGACGATGACTGAGCACTCCCACCTCCCGGCGGGCCCCGACGACCTCGGCGCTCCCCCGGCAGGGTCCCCCCGCACCGCCTCGACCGGTTCCCCCGCC
This region of Oerskovia jenensis genomic DNA includes:
- a CDS encoding NADH-quinone oxidoreductase subunit A, encoding MTNPYVPVLVLMGIGAVLALGGVAASAVIGPKRYNRAKLDAYECGIEPTPHAIGGGRFPIKYYLVAMTFIIFDIEVVFLYPWAVDFTVLATFGLVAMLSFLALITVPFVYEWRRGGFEWD
- the nuoE gene encoding NADH-quinone oxidoreductase subunit NuoE; translation: MTLEARRSGYDEATYARLATDTAAIIARYPEKRSALLPMLHLVQSQDGYVSRDGIAFCAEQLGITAAEVSAVATFYTQYKRHPNGTYTVGVCTNTLCAIMGGDEIFDELSEHLGVGHDETTEDGAITLERVECNAACDYAPVVMVNWEFFDNQTPAGATQLADRLRAGEDVAPTRGAASVCTFKQMSRVLAGFSDGRADEGVGAGGPTLAGLRLAREHDWTAPGGPAPEQADEPATDTGAAAAAGASAVGQEQSSAERKPTTPADATGATPDASKGKQP
- a CDS encoding NADH-quinone oxidoreductase subunit D → MSTSTPHATKAPYGDFDPSIPSYEAAGGDWADIAAEATQLGEERIVVNMGPQHPSTHGVLRLMLEIDGETVTEARCGVGYLHTGIEKNMEYRTWTQGVTFCTRMDYLAPLFQETAYCLAVEKLLGITDDVPERASIIRVLMMELNRIASHLVCLGTGGNEMGATTVMTISFTAREEILRVFEAVTGLRMNHAYVRPGGVAQDVPPDVVAQIRKADPVIRGYLGQLGDLMLANPIFKARLQGVGHLNLSGCMALAITGPVLRSTGLPYDVRKAAPYCGYETYDFDVPTSDEADCYSRVVLRLEECYQSLRIVEQCLERLEATAGQPVMVADKKIAWPAQLAVGADGQGNSLDHIREIMGTSMEALIHHFKLVTEGFRVPVGQVFQSVEHPRGELGVHLVSDGGTRPYRAHFRDPSFNNLQAVAVMCEGGQVADVVVAVASLDPVLGGVDR
- a CDS encoding NuoB/complex I 20 kDa subunit family protein, with translation MGIEEAPSGFLLTSVENLAGYFRKASLWPVTFGLACCAIEMMAAGASRYDLSRFGMEVFRASPRQADLMIVAGRVSQKMAPVVRQVYDQMSEPKWVLSMGVCASSGGMFNNYAIVQGVDHIVPVDIYLPGCPPRPEMLINAILALHEQIQNEPLGVNRREAAKAAEAAALEATPTFQMKGLLR
- a CDS encoding NADH-quinone oxidoreductase subunit C, with amino-acid sequence MPGEELVAGPEAGGREPLEVVEVRTGMFGAHGSGDTSGYGGLVRPVVLPGPSARPYGGWFDEVVDVLAEVLAEAGVRFEDAVEQVVVDPPGRHAELTLHVRRDHVVTVARALRDEQDLRFELSMGVSGVHYPHDVGRELHAVYHLTSVTHGRSLRLEVSVPDADPHIPSSTSVYPSNDWHERETWDFFGIVFDGHPALARIEMPDDWPGHPQRKDYPLGGIPVEYKGATVPPPDQRRSYS
- a CDS encoding demethylmenaquinone methyltransferase encodes the protein MSRASLDKKPTEVASMFDGIARRYDLTNDLISLGQDRRWRKHTVDAVAALPGERVLDLAAGTGTSSEPFADEGVEVVPCDFSVGMLQVGKRRRPDMPFVAGDATALPFADASFDAVTISFGLRNVVDTSAALREMLRVTRPGGRIVICEFSEPTWKPFRVLYTDVFMKLLPVVAGAVTKEKGSYEYLVESIKTWPTQPELAHLMLDAGWEGAAYRNLSGGLVALHRAVRPA
- a CDS encoding geranylgeranyl reductase family protein translates to MRERTDDADVIVVGAGPAGATAAHYCAAAGLNVLLLEKASFPRDKICGDGLTPRAVGELVRMGVSTRAEDGWIRNKGLRVVASGRQWELPWPELKAYPSYGLARSRMNLDQTLAEHAQRTGAKLLERTNVTGPLLDERTGRVVGVTARPLDENGRRAGDEYELRAPVVIAADGVSARFALALGLEKRQDRPMGVAVRTYFKTPRHDDAWMESHLELWDGPAGRSNLLPGYGWIFALGDGTANVGLGSVNSTPARQSAANVDYKDLFARWMANAPQEWEFTPENQVGPVRGAALPMGFNRKPLYSRGVVLVGDSGGMVSPFNGEGIAYAMQAARVAADVVAQSRARSTDAARERTLATYPEIMRRDLGGYYTLGRYFVRLIEHPEIMRLCTKYGLPRPLVMRFVLKLLSDCYEPRGGDVVDRVIAGLTRVVPSA
- the nuoF gene encoding NADH-quinone oxidoreductase subunit NuoF, with the translated sequence MDPLTPILSETWDADRSWTLDAYVAGGGWEGLAKALAQPPADVVQVVKDSGLRGRGGAGFPTGMKWGFLPAPDGGPRYLVVNADESEPGTCKDIPLMLASPQLLIEGVAITSYAIGCDHAFIYVRGEVLHVYRRLLRAVEEAYAAGYLGKNIRGSGFDLDVTVHAGAGAYICGEETALLDSLEGLRGQPRLKPPFPAVAGLYARPTVVNNVESVASVPAIVTQGADWFRSMGTERSSGHGLFSLSGHVVRPGQYEAPLGITLRELLDMAGGVRGGNRLKFWTPGGSSTPLFTDAHLDTPLDYESVAAAGSMLGTRALQIFDETTCVVRAVSRWMDFYAHESCGKCTPCREGTYWLKQILRRIETGTGTEGDLDVLLDTCDNILGRAFCALGDGATSPVTSSIALFREEYEAHITGRGCPFDPSAAALFDYTPRRVPQALTAGAH
- a CDS encoding NADH-quinone oxidoreductase subunit G, which encodes MTTTTPGPSSAVAAGGAKPPARPDDVSFTIDGIEMAVPKGTLVIRAAEQVGIQIPRFCDHPLLAPAGACRQCLVEVATPDREGNVRPMPKPQASCTLEATPGMVVKTQHTSAVADKAQHGVMELLLINHPLDCPVCDKGGECPLQNQAMSNGRATSRFVDVKRTFPKPIAISTEILLDRERCVLCQRCTRFSAEIAGDAFIDLQKRGAQQQIGRYDARVLGFADTDGGRTGVPAGALPYGAQAGFEAPVGAALEDESGRPFASYFSGNTVQICPVGALTGAAYRFRSRPFDLVSTPGVGEHDACGSAIRVDHRRGVVLRRLSGEDPLVNEEWITDKDRFAFHWQDAPDRLTHPLVRDREVDTEGRVTRGELRPASWAEALEVAADGLARARAAGGVGVLPGGRLTVEDAYAYGKFARVVLGTNDVDHRARVHSAEEAEFLAHRVAGTGLGVTFDELEKAPAVLLVALEAEEEAGVTFLRLRKGVQKRGLRVFSIAPFASRGVQRLDGTLLRAAPGTEPEWLDALASGAQTLFGHEGAVGPDAPESVDEPAEVSALRDALAQPGAVVLVGERLAGVPGGYSALLRLVESTGARLAWVPRRAGERGAVEAGTLPGLLPGGRPVPDAAARVDVAVAWGVEHLPQAPGRDTGDILDALSVGQLGGVLVGGLHTDDLPDPDHARRALGAAGFVVSLEVRASDVTARADVVLPVAPPVEKAGAFVSWEGRVRTFPAALATTAMPDHRVLDALADAAGVTLGTRTLDQVRAEIDQLGTWDGGRAAAPAAPAAEPPAVAPGTAVLAGWRLLLDAGRGQDGERFLAGTAKRPVARLSASTAAAADLFEGDVVRVSTDRGSIELPVVITDMVEHVVWLPLGSQGSQVHRDLGVAPGTLVRVEPAARPTGPARSTQPTDGGAS